In Cryptomeria japonica chromosome 1, Sugi_1.0, whole genome shotgun sequence, the sequence CAATATGATGAATGATGTTGGGGAAGGTTTATATATAAATGAGGTTGTGGAGTGCTTTATTATGGATGAGTGAGGTTGTGTTGTACTGAAATATGGATGAGTGAGATTGCTGGATACTCAGATATAGGTGAGTGAGATCGCTGAGCTTTGAAATATATGAAAGTAAATCAACAATTATATAAAACCTAAAATGAGAATGATGACTACTTACAAAGAAGTAGGGTCCCCATTCTTTGTCTAAATAATGTCGATCCTTAAAGAACTGCAATAAACACAAAAATCCATTTATATTAAAAGCTGAGCTTAATTTACTGTCTAAGTTGCATCATTGACTTAGCAAAATCGCAAACTAAACTTACTCTATTCTCGTGGCGTTTATAGAATATATCCCAGTATTTTTTCGCATCCTTTTCATATTTTTCTGCCAGAAAAAGAGGAGACTATGAAAAGTGAAAAATGGAGCAAattaatactaatgaaacattaTTATTATTACACCGATATGTAAATGAGTACAAACCTTTCCAGAAGGTGGAAATAACATCCGTGGGAGTGGAATAAATCTGTATTTTCTTATTTTCGCCCTCGCTGGAGGCCATGGTCGAGTAAATTTAAAACAAACCCTGATGCGATCACATTTAGAGTTAAATAAATCAAATCTTCAAGATTCATAGTTCTCCTTtagtttctttgtttcttttttacctttatagctcaaaattaaacAACGATGAATGTCTGAATCAATTTGCAAAGTTTCAGAAGTTCAAATTGACGATATCAAAACTGCAAATTTTCAAGTCCAGAAAACAACTGGTCATATCACTTAGATAGGGCCATCACCTCTCAACTAGAAAGAGAGTGCGCGAGAGTTATTTGTAAAGGTGAAATTGTATATGCAGGTTTTTATGGGGGGTTTTAAATTATGTCGTTTCTTttgagtatttatttaaattataaatggCGTAATCTGGTCTAAAGTTGAAtttgttttcttaatttttttttgtttgtctttatatatgatttttatttttatttttttggtaaattGTTATTATGGGGTAGCACCCTTTTCATTAAAACACACCAAAACAAAAATAAGTATACACATTAGCAAAGGGAGAACAATCGGGTCTTAATATGTAAAGACGTAAACgctttaacttcaataaaaacacaTAAATTCTTTAACTTCAAAATAAAtctattttttctttaataaatctaTTAGTTCTCTCAAATCATTCATTACTCACTTAATATCATTCAAATAAGGTCATTAAATATGCGAGTTCAATAATTGGAATAATCAAGTCTAAATCCAATAAATAGGTATGAAGTAGTATTCTTACAAAACTGAGTATCATTAGAAGACTTGGGCTTTCAAATGCCTTAAGCTAAAAatatacaaatacaaaataatatacaaaaatGAGATAGATGCGTCCTTTGATCTTCAATCAATAAGCAATCTTTAGTTCAATCcttagaatgaagacgagaacaagattcaggtgctttttccacctaACCTTGAAGCATACGATTCCCTCGAATTCTTAGTCAAacaagaatacctgaccctgcacgaattgcttagcaagaagaattcgacatgcaagatggaatcttggtgcatgcctagaatgatacatgcattttctattattctaactcttttaagaaacaagcaaaatcaatacaaggatatggtagagagtcatAAATACATCCATCTATTCCAATAGTCTGTAAGTTACTCGGCCAAGTATAATGTCATGCATAGCAATaaagatagtttggaaaagcaaactatactCTCTAAACGccatattcggcacccgtcccTGAATGTAAACTTTCCCCAAAACTCACAACAAGCACATTCAACCCTATATCATGCCTATTTCCTTTCAATTTACATCTTTAAATATATATGATATGCACTTTCTTTCACAAGCATTCATAGTTCAAATACAATCAAATCGTAGATTCAGTTTGCAAGTAACAATCAATCTTTTCAGTTTTAAataaagaaggtgtaacacatgtatgcacatatttgcatatataaaagaatataaatatAAAAGTTATAAGTACATGTTCTTTAAATCTATGTTCCTAATATGGTCTAAGTATATTTTCAGCATGCGTTAACTCATTGTTTCAGTTATTCATCATCTATGTTTTGAGTTCTCCAATGGATAAAATCACATAATTCAAGTTTGGGTATGTTCCAATCACAGTATGGTATTTCCAGAATTTCAAGTTTAGGTATGTTCCAATTATAGTATGGTGTTTTCGGAATTTCAAGTTTAGGTATGTTACAATTACAGTATGGTGTTTCCAGAATTTCAAGTTTATATAAATATGTTATTGCATTGGAACTAACCAAATTTGCTCTACTTCTCATATGTTTGCTACAGGTTCTTTTGAAtaatttcctaagtttgatcagTTCGGCCTACCTTTGTATGTGATTCATGAGTCGATTGAGCAAATGACCTATCGGTTTGATATCAATTCTTCCTTACTCTTTCTTTACTGGTAATTTCTCACAAATTGGCTGAGAGTATCTTTCCCTCCTGCTCGCCTTGTGTGTTTAtcatcttcttttttcttcttggcTATGTGTTTTAAACAATGACTTATTTTCCTCTTATGCTGGCTCATGTTACCTTATTCCCTGACTTGGTGGGCTTTAACTCTTGGTTCATTAAATGTTTATTGTTTTTAAATCAGTTTTGATGGTCTGGGAGAGGCACGTCGCCCTCCATCTAAGGCTCATTACTCACCAATTGCAGTGGTGTAAGTTTTAAAGTGCCAATTTTGAATGAATTTCGGTTTACGCAGTCCCTTTATATTCGATCACATGTTGTTTTAAAAATGGTGTACATAACATGGTCGATGTTAATATTGACCCAATACATCAATGCAAAATAGTATAATATCAATGCATGTAATTTATTTCATGCAATTGATATTTGTCTATCATTGCATGGAATATATTACATGCAATTTGATGATCGATTAATAatataatttcatttcattatccatctggttcaatttcaatttcatttctatttcaatcGCATCCATATAAATGAGAAATATATATCATTTTCCTAATTTTATAATTGCAACTAaacatagattaaaaaaaaaaggtacgtgacatccttccccacttggaGCAGGCATTGTCTCGATGTCTTATTAAACATCAATAAGCAAATAGTATCTCAAATATCATGAAATAACAACCACACATCATATTCTcatcaaaacataaacaaaaacaGTAGCATCCATGCTATCCAAGTTCACAACATGTGAATCAGAATCAGAGTATCATTGTATCATTGTATCTCATGCAATAAGAAAATACTAATCTATGAAAGTAAATGAGGAAATTGACGGTCAATCATCTCAgaatcctcccatgtagcactattcTCAAAATACCGGTCCCACTGGACCTTATATTGAGTAAATTCTCTACTACGTAGCTTAACGCTATGCTGATCTAGGAttcagatgggctccactagcaccacccatGCATCATGTACTTGTACagattgccaatcaagaatatgagatgcattggGATGATATggtttcaacaaagaaacatggaaaacattatggaTTTGAGCTAGAGCAGGTGGTAAAGATAATCTATAAGCAACTAGATTAATGACTTCcagcacatcaaagggtcccacatatctggATGCCATCTTTGATGATTTTCaaaatgagatagagctcttacGAGGCTTAACCCTCAAAAAGATTTTATCTCCCGCAACAAACTGTCTGAAAGTCTTGTTTCTATCAACATAGCTTTTTTGTCTATTGGCTGCCTCCTTCAACCTACTTTTGATCAACTTCATCTACTCATACATTTCCTTGAGCATATCAGGACCAATGATGATCATATCTTTCATTTTGTCCCAACTAATGGGTGTGCGACACTTTCATCCATAGAGCGCCTCAAAAGGTGTCATCCCTAATGATGCATGAAATgagttgttataagcaaactcaaCGAATGGCAAAAAATCCTCCCACCGATACTGTTGATCCATGCAGTACATCCGCGAAAGATTCTCCACTGTTTGGTCAGCTGTCTGAGGATGATATGTCAAATTGAAATTCAATCTAGTTTCCAAAgttgcattcaatgttgtccaaaaccTAGACGTCGTCCTGGTATCCCTATCTGATATAATGGTTTCTAGTACACCATGCAATCGTAAtatctcttgcacaaatttcttcgcAAGAGTaaatgatccatccttgagattcccCGGTATGAAATATGCAACTTTTGTCAACTTATCAATAACTACGAAGATGGCATCATGCGTGTTCTTTCTCAAAGGTAATCCTTagataaaatccatactgattacttgTCACTTATACTCATGTATGCCATGTTGAAATAAAAGTCTTGTTGGATGAAAATGCTCAACTTTCACTCGTTGGCATTCCAAATATTGTGCCACATACTCTATCACACTTTTTctgagtttaggccaaaaatacaaaGTCCTCAACTCAGCTACCATCTTCGTTACTCCAGGATGTCCTGAGTAAGGCATATTGTGCACCTCATGCAAGATCATCTTCCTTAAGTCTCCACCTTCAGGAATATTCATTCTCCTGTGGTATCTCAAAATGCCATCATGTTCCAACTCATATCCATCAAATCGATGATCTGAAGGATCTGCCTCCAAGGCTTGTTTGACCCTTAGGTAATAATCATCTTCAGGGAGATTTTGCAACACTTGTTGCATCAAATTTGACCTTGTCGTAACcatagcagatagatgtcttctcCGGCTAAgagcatctgctactttgttttcctttcccttgatacattcaataccaaaatcatactctCTTAGGAACTCAAGCCACCTTCTTTGTCTTGAAttaaggttaggttgtgtaaagatgtacttcaatcctaaatgatcAGTCTTCAACTCAAATGCTTTCCTTAAGAGGTAATACCTCCACGTctataatgcatgaacaatagcccAAAGCTCTAAGTCATGTGGTGCataattcatttcatattgcttcagtttcctagactcaaaagtaACCACTTTTCCTTATTGCATCAACATTGCCCCTAGACCTTCACCTAAGGCATTTGTAATCACTATGAAGTGTCCATTAGGATCCGGTATAGTCAAGACTAGTGTTGATGTCAACTTTAGCTTCAAAAGCTAAAATGCCTCTTCGcacttctcagtccattcaaatatctttccCTTCTTTCGAAAAGAAGTAATAGGTGTTGCTATcctagaaaatccttccacatactTCCTATAGTATCCTACAAGACCCATAAAACTTTTAACCTTTGTAACACTTTGAAGTGTTGGCCAATCTACAATTGCCTCTATCTTTATAGAATCAACATAAATTCCTTCAGCAGATATAGCATGGCCTAAATAttgcaccttttcctgaaagaaagcacacttcaaaaACATAGCAAAAAGCTTTTGATCTGTTAGCCATTGCAAGACTATTCTCAAGTGCTTCTTATGTTCCTCTTTGTTCttggaataaatcaaaatatcatcaatgaataTAAGCACAAAATCATCCAAGTAATCTCGAAAGATACTATTCATAAGGTTCATGAACGGTGTTGGagcatttattagaccaaaaggTACTACTATGAACTCGTAATGCCCATACCAAGTTTGAAATGTTGTCTTTGGGatatcctcttccttaatcctaaaCTAGTGGTATCATGATCTAAGGTCGATCTTAGAGAATATGGTAGCacccttcatttgatcaaataactcatttATCCTAGGAAAAGGATACTTGTTCTTAATGGTCACCTTGTTCAGCATCCTATAATCAATATATAATctcaaggttccatccttcttcttcacgaagattaGTGGAGCACCCCACGGAGATACACTTGGTCTTATAAAACCCTGCTTAAGCAACTCCtacaattgagccttaagctcatacagtTCTGTGGTAGTCATTTTGTAAGGAGCCTTGGATTGTGACTCAGTTCCAGGTAAAAGTTCAATAGAGAAGTCaaattctctcttaggtggtaactttGAAGATCTTCCGGAAAAACATCTAAGAACTCTCTAAGAACTGGATAATCCTTAGGACTCTTCTTGGCATTATCCAAGTCACTTAcaagtataaaaaaaaaaaaaaacatccctTCCTTTGAGCTTTCTTGAGTTGCATAGCTGAAACGTGTCTCAATTCAAGAGGCTTTCGAGACCCATGAACCTCAACCAGATTTCCATAATCATCTAAGCAACTAATGACTTTGTCCTCATAGTTTACTACAACTTTGTGCTCAGTTAACCAATTAATACCTAGGATCACATCATATGACCCTAATGGTTCTAAATAAATATTAACCTGAGTTTGGAAATTAAGAAGTTCTAAATCAATGCAAAATAGACATGAATTTACCCTCTTCTCTGCTTGATTTCCACACTGAACCATCCATGCATGTGACATATAACCAGGTCTACTAGGTAATTTATAAACTAATTTAGGATCAATAAAGCATTCAATAGCTCTTGTATCTATCTAAATAGAAACTGATTGACCAAAAAGCTTACTCGTCATCTGGATAGGTGAAGCTTGAAAGTTTGTCTAACAGTTGTCAACCGTTGCATAAATTTGATGTTGTGATGCTCCTTGTTGATTTCCTCCTCACTGAGTTGTAGAACATTGTGGACAATTAGAAGCATAATGATTTCCCCCACAATTATAGCATCTATCTCCAGGCCCTGAGTGTCCACCTGATGACCTGTTCCTGTTAAATTTTTGCCTGGTATTGGAATTAGAGAAGTTGGTGTTATTATTAACTTTCTTGTTTCCACCCTGATTTACTCCTTTTTCTTGAGGATTAGCTCCTCTTTTCAGATTCCTTATTTGTCGATTGTTGTTTCCCTTCTGATGATCATTTTTTTGGAAATTATTATTCCCAAAACCTGGTTTAGTATTCACAGTCTTCCTGAAATTCGCCAATTGTTGCaacttttgttcttgtttagtagCTTTCTCAAAAACTTCATCCATAGTCAATGGATTGTGAATATCCACTTCAACTCCAATGTGAGTCCTCAAACCTAAGATGAACTTTCGAATGCATAATCGTTCATCCATCTAGTCATGTGGTACATACTATAGGAGATTAGTGAATTTCTCTCAGTATTATGTAGCTATCATACCATCCTGTGTCAGATTCTGAAACTCTATCATCTTcctgtcgaagaataactgaggaagccacctcttcctGAAAGACTACAAAAATAGTTTCCAAATGATATCACCAAGCTACAACTTCTTCTCAGATTTCTCATTGTCCCACCATGTCGTAGTTTCTCCAGTTAGTTGATAAGCACCCCATACTGCTTTAGTTTCATTCGACATGTTACGGagttcaaaatacttctccatttcaattacccaaGCTTCAGCGCCATCACTGATGGTCTTACCATCAAACTTGGGTGGGGCTATCTTTTTCAAATCTTTTTCCAGCTCCCCTTCAATCCTAGCTCGATGATCAAATTGTTCCTCACCCCTAGGAATTTCATTTCTAGGTTGCTCCTCCTGTCGAGgttgttcattttgaacctctcCAACCCTTTGAACTTCCTGTTCAATTCCATCCATCCTAGCATTCTGTTGATTCAAAAGATCAAGAATCTGAACAAGTCTTTCGTTCTCATTGCTTGATCCAGCTCCAGTGGTTTTAGAACTTATTGCAAATCAACAATTCCTACATCAAGGAATGTTTCTTtagccactaatacatttggtctatatttccgacagaggtttccgacggagaaggtatattgtgaccaaatttgatttttttttgaaaaaatgcccaaattcgtcggaattccaacaGTAATTTCACATTTGTTttcaacgaagaaggcattagcaatgaatttttattttttttttcaaaaaagtgtccGCGTTCGTTGAAATTTTGATGACAATGGGCATTAccttaaaaaaaaaagagggcaagtcatttgtgcattcaatctcGTGCAGGCTTCCATGTCGACTTCAACCCATGGCAAGATCAAacgacacactcaccattcgaggtagactCTTCACCttaattttggatttgcataatgagGAATTGTTGAATCTTCACCTTAATTCATTCATTGGatcttcggatttgcataatatttgcatgaggaatttcggatttgcataatatagAGTAGGGAGAAAGGGAAAACAAATAGAGTAGGGATAAAATAATATATGCAGTAAATAACCCCTTGTTAATGGGGATGGAGCGATTAATCCCTTGACAAATCCAAGAAAGGGAATAGGTTGGTTTGTCCGGCCCCAAAGGCTGGTTCAAACTTAATTTGAAGTGTCAAGGGGACACCTTGTAATCTCATAAACTAGTTGCAGATTTAGGGATCATAGTGGAAATATGGTCGCATGGGGGACTTTAGTAGAAATATGGTTGAAGTTGCCTCAAAGAGATTAGCACCAGTAACTATCAATGAAGAAAAAGCACAAACACTATTTCCCGACTTACagacttgtcaacacttgagaatcAAATGAGTGCAGAATCTGCAGATAGAAGGTGATTGAATGATTCATATGAATTCTATTAGGAAGAAACTGTCATCtacttagaaaaaataaaaaacatattgaGGTAGTGGTGGCCTCTCAACTAACTCTAACAAGAAAGATAGAGCAGGGAGCAAGAGAAAACAAATTACTAGCACATATTCTAAGCATACATTATCAACGTGGTTAGTTTTCAGATCCATTTGACATGCTAAATTGATCAAATCTAGCAAATAAATGAAGTAACCACATATTACCCTTCCCTTTTCCATAAATTTACCCTAACCTCAAACACCAAATGTTAGCATAAATAAAGTGATTTTTGAAGTAAATAAGCTTGAAACAAATATTTTTAGATCATTCTTAAATCATGGAAGATGTAGAcactagaaaaataccaaaaactcaATGAGACAATGAATCGACAACAACTTGATATATTAACCATGTAGTAGCAAATCACTGGCACTTGAGTCCACTGTCTTCATAAAATGTATCACGAAACAAAGAGGATAAAGAGCCGCAAAAATTGAAATAAACTATGCTagaggcctcaaatcatcaattttccAACCTTTAAAATATCTTGAAAACATCAACTTCTAGGAGGAAAACTCCTTAATTCTATGAAATAACTTGCCCAAAATTACCTAACCTCCAGGAAGTCCAGCCAACATGCAATTTGCTAACTTTTTTTATTCTAGTCCAATAACCCTAGAA encodes:
- the LOC131856523 gene encoding uncharacterized mitochondrial protein AtMg00860-like: MNLMNSIFRDYLDDFVLIFIDDILIYSKNKEEHKKHLRIVLQWLTDQKLFAMFLKCAFFQEKVQYLGHAISAEGIYVDSIKIEAIVDWPTLQSVTKVKSFMGLVGYYRKYVEGFSRIATPITSFRKKGKIFEWTEKCEEAF